The Edaphobacter sp. 12200R-103 genome contains a region encoding:
- a CDS encoding FAD-dependent oxidoreductase: MNQAALAPVNLPENACHIPPVHVSEDRVIRSVVGLRPHRPSGFRIEREQVGDTVVVHNYGHGGGGITLSWGTAKLATDLGLQGHTGPVAVLGCGVIGLTTARMVQDAGFPVTIYTKAMPPDTTSNIAGGQWYPAMVYDDADKVTASFTDQFLAAAKFAYERYQIMTDPRYGVRWMRNYSISRTPFQPNRGSDRPRIVSGLDPLLPERHLLRQEENPFRIGYASQYDGMIMEPPLLLNALITDFRIAGGKVVGRELKSPAEVQSLKEKLVFNCTGLGAKALFDDKEMIPVRGQLTFLLPQPEVTYAALFEDIYMFSRRDGILLGGTHQAGNWSLEVDQATVKEKLAAHAELFRSMKPC; the protein is encoded by the coding sequence ATGAACCAGGCTGCTTTGGCGCCTGTCAATCTGCCGGAGAACGCATGCCACATTCCTCCAGTCCACGTCTCTGAGGACCGCGTGATCCGCTCGGTAGTGGGTCTGCGTCCGCATCGCCCTTCCGGGTTCAGGATAGAGCGTGAGCAGGTAGGCGATACCGTGGTGGTCCACAACTATGGCCACGGTGGCGGTGGAATTACGCTGAGCTGGGGAACGGCGAAGCTGGCGACCGATCTGGGGCTGCAGGGACATACGGGGCCCGTGGCGGTGCTGGGGTGTGGCGTAATCGGACTGACGACAGCGCGTATGGTGCAGGATGCCGGATTTCCGGTGACCATCTATACCAAAGCGATGCCGCCGGATACAACTTCGAACATCGCAGGCGGGCAGTGGTATCCGGCGATGGTTTACGACGATGCAGACAAGGTCACTGCGAGCTTTACCGATCAGTTTCTCGCGGCGGCGAAGTTCGCTTACGAGCGCTACCAGATCATGACCGATCCGCGCTATGGCGTTCGCTGGATGAGGAACTATTCCATCTCGCGCACTCCTTTCCAGCCGAACCGTGGATCAGACAGACCGAGGATTGTGAGTGGTCTCGATCCTCTGCTGCCGGAGCGCCACCTGCTGAGACAGGAAGAGAATCCGTTCCGTATTGGTTACGCATCGCAATACGATGGCATGATCATGGAGCCGCCGCTGCTGTTGAATGCATTGATCACGGACTTTCGCATCGCGGGCGGCAAGGTCGTAGGGCGCGAGCTGAAATCTCCCGCAGAGGTGCAGTCTCTCAAGGAGAAGCTGGTATTCAACTGCACGGGACTAGGGGCGAAGGCGCTCTTCGATGACAAGGAGATGATTCCGGTTCGTGGACAGCTTACCTTCCTGCTGCCGCAACCGGAGGTGACCTACGCGGCGTTGTTTGAGGATATCTATATGTTCTCGCGCCGAGACGGGATCCTGCTGGGAGGAACTCACCAGGCAGGGAACTGGTCGCTGGAGGTCGATCAGGCTACCGTAAAGGAGAAACTGGCCGCGCATGCGGAGCTGTTCAGGTCTATGAAGCCCTGCTGA
- a CDS encoding GIY-YIG nuclease family protein: MPPEQGYVYILANGYKRLYTGVTSSLAQRIREHKGQIHPESFTARFNIDRLVYYECYESISRAIAREKEIKGMLRVKKIQLIVGLNPDWKDLSLEWGREIDPFDEAKMAPPRTFGS; the protein is encoded by the coding sequence ATGCCACCAGAACAAGGTTATGTCTACATTCTGGCCAATGGGTATAAAAGGCTTTATACCGGCGTGACAAGCAGCCTTGCTCAAAGAATCCGAGAGCACAAAGGACAAATTCATCCTGAATCTTTCACGGCTCGCTTCAACATCGACCGGCTTGTTTATTACGAGTGCTATGAGAGCATCTCAAGAGCGATTGCGCGGGAGAAAGAGATTAAGGGAATGCTGCGGGTGAAGAAGATTCAGTTGATTGTCGGATTGAATCCCGATTGGAAGGATTTGAGTCTTGAGTGGGGAAGGGAGATCGATCCCTTTGATGAGGCGAAGATGGCACCGCCTCGAACATTTGGCTCTTAA
- the moeB gene encoding molybdopterin-synthase adenylyltransferase MoeB produces MPTAIEEAIQLPKLSNEEIARYSRHLILPEVGMEGQQKLKAAKVLCVGTGGLGAPMALYLAAAGVGTIGLIDFDVVDESNLQRQIIHSQSTVGMLKVDSAEQMLKDLNKNVNIIKHNTMLTSANALEILKDYDVIADGTDNFQTRYLVNDACVLLKKPNAYASIYRFEGQASVFGTEQGPCYRCLYPEPPPPGLVPSCAEGGVLGILPGLLGVIQATETIKLILGLGEPLIGRLLLVDALGMNFRTLKLRKNPDCPVCGTHPTVTELIDYDQFCGIEKPTSVGPLEVSRDKAVADAPVVDGIPQISVEELKRKLDAKENIFVLDVREPHEYPIANLGAPLIPVGSIESRIAEIAGHKNDEVIVHCRSGARSQKAALALKAAGFTNVHNLTGGILAWAEKIDPTMPKY; encoded by the coding sequence ATGCCAACAGCCATCGAAGAAGCCATCCAGCTCCCCAAGCTCTCCAACGAAGAGATCGCCCGCTACTCCCGCCACCTCATCCTTCCCGAGGTTGGCATGGAGGGCCAGCAGAAGCTAAAAGCCGCTAAAGTCCTCTGCGTCGGCACCGGGGGCCTGGGCGCTCCCATGGCACTCTATCTCGCTGCAGCAGGAGTGGGAACCATCGGCCTGATCGACTTCGACGTCGTCGATGAGTCCAACCTGCAGCGCCAGATCATCCACTCGCAGTCCACCGTCGGCATGCTCAAGGTCGATTCCGCCGAGCAGATGCTCAAGGACCTGAACAAGAACGTCAACATCATCAAGCACAACACGATGCTGACCTCGGCTAATGCTCTGGAGATCCTCAAGGACTATGACGTCATCGCCGACGGCACAGATAACTTCCAGACGCGCTACCTCGTCAACGACGCCTGCGTTCTACTGAAGAAGCCTAACGCCTACGCCTCGATCTATCGCTTCGAGGGTCAGGCCTCCGTCTTCGGCACGGAGCAGGGACCGTGCTATCGCTGCCTCTACCCGGAGCCTCCACCACCCGGACTCGTTCCCTCGTGCGCTGAAGGCGGCGTGCTCGGTATTCTGCCTGGCTTGCTGGGCGTGATACAGGCCACCGAGACAATCAAGCTCATCCTCGGACTTGGGGAGCCGCTGATCGGCCGCCTCCTGCTCGTCGATGCGCTCGGCATGAACTTCCGTACGCTCAAGCTGCGCAAGAATCCTGACTGCCCGGTCTGCGGCACCCATCCCACGGTCACTGAGCTGATCGACTATGACCAGTTCTGCGGCATCGAGAAACCTACCTCCGTAGGCCCTCTTGAGGTCTCACGCGACAAGGCGGTTGCCGATGCTCCGGTGGTCGATGGAATCCCGCAGATCTCCGTCGAAGAGCTGAAGCGGAAGCTCGATGCGAAGGAGAACATCTTCGTACTCGACGTTCGCGAGCCGCACGAATACCCAATCGCCAACCTTGGCGCTCCGCTGATCCCGGTCGGCTCCATCGAGTCGCGCATCGCCGAGATTGCCGGGCACAAGAACGACGAGGTGATCGTCCACTGCCGCTCCGGAGCCCGCAGCCAGAAGGCCGCACTCGCGCTGAAGGCAGCGGGGTTCACCAATGTTCACAACCTGACTGGGGGCATCCTGGCCTGGGCCGAAAAGATCGACCCCACGATGCCGAAGTACTAA
- a CDS encoding MoaD/ThiS family protein codes for MNIHIPTPLRSFTSGAETVAVSGSTVAEVFTNLTSQYPALQQQLFNSDGKLRSFVNVYVNDEDLRYLPEKESTSVAANDELTIIPSIAGGSDRILPCCSCCSRL; via the coding sequence ATGAACATTCACATCCCAACGCCGCTCCGCAGCTTCACCTCCGGAGCTGAGACGGTAGCCGTTTCCGGGTCCACCGTTGCCGAGGTGTTTACCAACCTCACCTCGCAGTACCCCGCGCTGCAGCAGCAGCTCTTCAACAGCGACGGCAAACTGCGCTCCTTCGTCAACGTTTATGTCAACGACGAGGACCTGCGCTATCTTCCTGAAAAAGAATCGACTTCTGTCGCTGCGAACGATGAGCTGACCATCATCCCCTCCATCGCCGGCGGTTCTGACCGCATCCTTCCCTGTTGTAGCTGTTGTTCCCGCCTCTAG
- a CDS encoding Mov34/MPN/PAD-1 family protein, whose protein sequence is MLHIHYKDYDAMRAHGEETYPHECCGVLLGKSNEQGNFVRQIVRAGNTRTDSAHNRYNIAPQELVKIQRQARGLGLDIVGFYHSHPDHPAQWSETDFAEAHWIACSYVITAVEKGNATITNSFLLTGTNEEDKKFEDQPVEIDVVEHASAQKGQE, encoded by the coding sequence ATGCTTCACATTCATTACAAAGACTACGACGCGATGCGCGCCCACGGTGAGGAGACCTATCCGCATGAGTGCTGCGGCGTGCTTCTCGGAAAATCCAACGAGCAGGGAAACTTCGTACGCCAGATCGTTCGCGCCGGCAATACTCGCACCGATTCTGCGCATAACCGATACAACATCGCCCCACAGGAGCTGGTAAAGATTCAACGACAGGCACGCGGGTTGGGCCTGGACATTGTCGGCTTCTATCACTCGCACCCGGATCATCCAGCGCAGTGGTCCGAAACGGACTTTGCCGAAGCCCACTGGATCGCCTGCTCCTATGTCATTACTGCGGTCGAAAAGGGCAACGCCACCATTACCAATTCTTTTCTCCTCACCGGAACCAACGAGGAAGACAAGAAGTTCGAAGATCAGCCGGTCGAAATCGACGTGGTTGAACATGCATCTGCACAGAAAGGTCAGGAATGA
- a CDS encoding PLP-dependent cysteine synthase family protein — protein sequence MITTVKLLGSTILERIGNTPLVRLDGLITHLGESAAGIQILGKAEWTNPGGSVKDRAASAIVADALKRGLLGNGKGLLDATSGNTGIAYAMLGAALQFPVTLCMPSNVSPERKKYLAAYGANIVWTSPADGSDGAIRKARELAASEPDLYYYADQYSNDENWRAHYRTTANEIWQQTEGQVTHFIAGLGTSGTFMGTSRRLKELNPEVRCISMQPDSAFNGLEGLKHMATAIVPRIYDPGLADANIDMDTEVAYRFARTLGRQHGLLVGISAAAAVASAVQVAKQEANAGREAVIVTILPDSAEKYMSDRFWQEQD from the coding sequence ATGATCACCACTGTCAAATTACTCGGCTCGACCATCCTGGAACGCATCGGCAACACGCCACTGGTCCGTCTCGACGGCCTTATCACCCATCTGGGAGAGTCCGCCGCCGGAATCCAGATTCTCGGCAAGGCGGAGTGGACCAACCCCGGAGGATCCGTAAAGGACCGCGCGGCCTCTGCCATCGTTGCCGACGCGCTCAAACGCGGCCTGCTGGGGAACGGTAAGGGACTTCTGGACGCAACCAGCGGAAACACCGGCATCGCCTACGCCATGCTCGGCGCAGCGCTGCAGTTTCCGGTCACGCTTTGCATGCCGTCCAACGTGTCGCCGGAACGAAAAAAATATCTTGCGGCCTACGGTGCGAATATCGTCTGGACCAGCCCGGCAGACGGCTCCGATGGAGCCATCCGCAAGGCACGCGAGCTGGCTGCCAGCGAACCTGACCTCTATTACTACGCCGATCAGTACTCCAACGACGAGAACTGGCGCGCCCACTATCGCACGACAGCCAACGAGATCTGGCAGCAGACCGAGGGGCAGGTCACACACTTCATCGCAGGTCTGGGGACCTCAGGAACCTTCATGGGAACGAGCCGCAGATTGAAGGAGCTGAATCCCGAAGTCCGCTGCATCTCCATGCAGCCTGACTCCGCCTTCAACGGCCTTGAGGGTCTCAAGCACATGGCGACTGCCATCGTGCCGCGTATCTACGATCCCGGCCTGGCGGATGCCAATATCGACATGGACACCGAAGTCGCCTACCGCTTTGCCCGCACACTCGGGCGACAGCATGGACTTCTGGTGGGCATCTCTGCCGCGGCTGCGGTCGCAAGCGCGGTTCAGGTGGCTAAACAGGAGGCAAACGCCGGACGTGAGGCCGTCATCGTCACCATCCTCCCCGATTCAGCAGAAAAATACATGAGCGATCGCTTCTGGCAGGAGCAGGACTAA
- the rsmI gene encoding 16S rRNA (cytidine(1402)-2'-O)-methyltransferase, whose product MMNAISSHSDQYPPLAPGLYLVATPIGNLEDITLRALRILRSADRIACEDTRQTQKLLNHFGIATPTVSYHLYNEGLRAQELMTQLEEGSRIAVVSDAGTPGIADPGHELVRAAIAAGIPVFPVPGANAAVNALIASGLSTESFTFHGFLPAKEGQRRTALEQVPRGQETHLFYEAPHRILDTLSDLEAVFGATQPVVIARELTKLHEEFLRGTVSEVHKQLAERPSVRGEMVLLFSPSPQETAVPTRSIAVEVDALMQSESLSEKDALKRIARERGIGKSEAYRELQREQSRRR is encoded by the coding sequence ATGATGAACGCTATCTCCTCGCATTCCGATCAGTATCCTCCACTCGCGCCGGGACTCTATCTGGTGGCGACACCGATCGGGAATCTCGAAGACATTACGCTGCGGGCGCTGCGCATCCTCCGCTCGGCGGACCGCATCGCCTGTGAGGATACCCGGCAGACCCAGAAGCTGCTCAATCACTTCGGCATCGCAACCCCGACTGTGAGCTACCACCTGTACAACGAAGGCTTGCGAGCGCAGGAGCTGATGACACAACTCGAGGAAGGCTCGCGCATCGCCGTCGTCTCCGATGCGGGAACGCCGGGGATAGCCGACCCCGGTCACGAGCTGGTCCGTGCCGCCATCGCCGCAGGCATTCCGGTCTTTCCTGTCCCCGGTGCAAACGCTGCCGTCAACGCGCTTATCGCCAGCGGCCTGTCGACCGAGAGCTTCACGTTTCACGGCTTTCTTCCCGCCAAGGAAGGCCAGCGCCGCACGGCGCTGGAGCAGGTTCCCCGTGGCCAGGAAACTCATCTGTTTTACGAGGCTCCACATCGCATTCTGGACACACTGAGCGATCTGGAGGCGGTCTTCGGTGCAACCCAGCCCGTCGTCATTGCCCGCGAGCTAACCAAACTGCACGAAGAATTTCTCCGTGGCACGGTCAGCGAAGTCCATAAGCAGTTAGCCGAACGCCCTTCCGTACGGGGTGAGATGGTTCTCCTCTTCTCCCCATCCCCGCAGGAGACTGCCGTGCCAACACGCAGCATTGCAGTCGAGGTCGATGCACTGATGCAGTCAGAATCTTTATCGGAGAAGGATGCACTCAAGCGCATAGCCCGCGAGCGCGGAATCGGAAAGAGTGAAGCTTATCGAGAGCTGCAGCGCGAGCAGAGTCGCAGGCGCTGA
- a CDS encoding CBS domain-containing protein, producing MRAWSFPIGRLLGVEIRIHTFFLLLLGLAISYSSVSGSTGTRGFGLWLILLLAVIVREVARAIAAAWYNLDLRSVLLLPTGGLQQYATPEATDHAGTPEVGKRLGLIGPITNVLFGLFLAAVILTVAPEINLMERPWLTPAHLIRALVWINLLLAAVNLLPAAPLDGGRIFRGEFARNHGLLKGSRAAAGLGQIIGVLLAIAGCILPNMWLIMIGAFVFIGAHMDDSNILLSSDNDPVLMRDVMLTDFSTLSASDTLEEALQRSVHTLQDVFPVVRGSNLVGAVSRQGIVEALQAEGNGYVQGVMSKSFQVAQPDDSLVKTLRRIMGGKGAQLVPVTEGNRIVGIITPQNLAHSIGLLSARRRLFQQDQRQD from the coding sequence ATGCGCGCGTGGTCCTTTCCGATCGGCAGGCTTCTCGGTGTGGAAATACGAATCCATACCTTCTTCCTCCTGTTGCTGGGCCTTGCCATCAGCTACTCCTCGGTCTCAGGCTCGACCGGGACGCGCGGATTCGGACTCTGGCTGATCCTGCTGCTCGCCGTCATCGTGCGGGAGGTTGCGCGTGCCATTGCAGCAGCGTGGTACAACCTGGATCTCCGCAGCGTTCTTCTGCTTCCCACTGGAGGCCTGCAGCAGTATGCGACTCCTGAGGCGACCGACCATGCGGGGACGCCCGAAGTGGGAAAGAGGCTGGGGTTGATTGGGCCTATCACGAACGTCCTCTTTGGACTCTTTCTCGCCGCCGTCATTCTTACCGTCGCGCCCGAGATCAACCTGATGGAGCGTCCCTGGCTTACGCCGGCGCATCTGATCCGCGCGCTTGTATGGATCAACCTTCTTCTTGCAGCGGTGAATCTTCTACCCGCGGCTCCGCTGGATGGCGGACGTATCTTTCGCGGGGAGTTTGCCCGCAACCACGGCCTGTTGAAGGGCTCGCGCGCTGCAGCTGGACTGGGCCAGATCATCGGAGTTCTGCTGGCGATTGCAGGCTGCATCCTGCCCAACATGTGGCTGATCATGATCGGCGCCTTCGTCTTTATCGGGGCTCACATGGACGATTCAAACATCCTGTTGAGTTCCGATAACGACCCTGTGCTGATGCGCGACGTCATGCTGACGGACTTCAGTACGCTGTCAGCCTCGGACACGCTGGAGGAGGCTCTGCAGCGTTCTGTCCACACCCTTCAGGATGTCTTCCCCGTCGTCCGTGGAAGCAATCTTGTAGGCGCGGTCTCTCGCCAGGGAATCGTTGAGGCCCTGCAGGCGGAGGGCAATGGTTATGTGCAGGGCGTCATGAGCAAGTCCTTCCAGGTGGCGCAACCCGACGACTCGCTCGTCAAGACACTGCGGCGCATTATGGGAGGCAAGGGAGCTCAGCTTGTCCCTGTGACCGAGGGAAACCGGATCGTCGGCATCATTACGCCGCAGAACCTCGCCCACTCCATCGGTCTGTTGAGCGCACGGCGGCGTCTGTTCCAGCAGGATCAGCGGCAGGATTAG
- the rsmD gene encoding 16S rRNA (guanine(966)-N(2))-methyltransferase RsmD, which yields MRVIAGRFRSRPLSAPRGLKTRPTSDRLRETLFNVLSQRIAGARFVDLYAGSGAVGIEALSRDAEFVWFAESAAPAIRIIRENLASLEIADGYQIEAKGAMPLLDMLARTSATVDLIFLDPPYEEEKEYSRVLNYLGEKGARILAEDARVIAEHRAKSELAESYGELERVRVLKQGDAALSFYAKKPQD from the coding sequence GTGCGCGTTATTGCAGGAAGGTTCCGGTCTCGCCCTCTCAGCGCACCCAGGGGTCTGAAGACCCGCCCCACCAGCGACCGGTTACGAGAGACGCTCTTCAATGTGCTCTCTCAAAGGATCGCGGGAGCACGCTTCGTCGATCTCTATGCAGGCTCCGGAGCCGTCGGGATTGAGGCGCTCAGCCGCGATGCCGAATTTGTCTGGTTTGCGGAGAGCGCTGCGCCTGCGATCAGGATCATTCGTGAGAACCTTGCATCGCTCGAGATCGCAGATGGCTATCAGATCGAAGCCAAAGGCGCTATGCCGCTGTTGGATATGCTTGCGCGCACCAGTGCTACGGTTGATCTGATCTTTCTCGATCCGCCTTACGAGGAGGAGAAGGAGTATAGCCGGGTGCTCAACTACCTGGGGGAGAAAGGCGCGCGCATTCTCGCCGAAGATGCGCGCGTGATTGCAGAGCATCGCGCGAAGTCTGAGCTGGCGGAGAGCTATGGCGAGCTGGAGCGTGTCCGGGTGCTGAAACAGGGCGATGCGGCGCTTAGTTTTTATGCGAAAAAGCCGCAGGACTAG